In Streptomyces erythrochromogenes, the DNA window CCACACCTCCCGCTGGTTCGGGAACGTCGTCGCCGTCAACGACGTGACCATGCGCATCGGCCCCGGTGTCACGGGACTGCTGGGCCCCAACGGTGCGGGCAAGTCCACCCTCATCAACATGATGGGCGGCTTCCTCGCCCCCTCCACGGGCACCGTCACCCTCGACGGCGCCCCGATCTGGCGCAACGAGCAGATCTACAAGCACGTGGGCGTCGTGCCCGAGCGCGAGGCGATGTACGACTTCCTCACCGGCCGTGAGTTCGTCGTCGCCAACGCCGAGCTCCACGGCCTCGACGACGCGGCCGCGCAGCGCGCACTCGCCACCGTCGAGATGGAGTACGCGCAGGACCGCAAGATCTCCACCTACTCCAAGGGCATGCGCCAGCGCGTGAAGATGGCGTCCGCCCTCGTCCACGACCCGTCCGTGCTGCTCCTGGACGAGCCGTTCAACGGCATGGACCCCCGCCAGCGCATGCAGCTGATGGACCTGCTGCGGCGCATGGGCGACGAAGGACGCACCGTCCTGTTCTCCTCCCACATCCTGGAGGAGGTCGAGCAGCTCGCCTCGCACATCGAGGTGGTCGTGGCCGGACGGCACGCCGCCTCCGGCGACTTCCGCAAGATCCGCCGCCTGATGACGGACCGCCCGCACCGCTACCTGGTCCGCTCCTCCGACGACCGGTCCCTGGCCGCGGCCCTGATCGCCGACCCCTCCACGGCCGGCATCGAGGTCGACCTGAAGGAGGGCGCGCTGCGCATCCAGGCTGTCGACTTCGGCCGGTTCACCGAGCTGCTGCCCGTCGTGGCCCGACAGCACGGCATCCGGCTGCTGACGGTCTCGCCCTCCGACGAGTCCCTCGAGTCGGTCTTCTCCTACCTCGTCACGGCCTGAAAGGAGCTGGCACCCATGTACGACCCCACCGTTGCCCGGCTCACTTACCGGGCCCTGCTCGGCCGGCGCCGCGCGCTGATCCTCTTCGCACTTCCCGCCCTGCTGATCGTCATCGCCCTCGCCGTCCGCGCCTTCACGGGTGTTGACGACAAGGTCGCGGCAGACCTCCTCGGCGGCTTCGCCCTCGCCACGATGGTCCCGCTGATCGGCGTGATCGCCGGCACCGGCGCCATCGGTCCCGAGATCGACGACGGCTCCATCGTCTACCTGCTGGCCAAGCCGGTGAAGCGGCCGACGATCATCATGACCAAGCTGATCGTGGCGATCGCCGTCACCATGGCCTTCTCCGCGATCCCCACCCTGATCGCCGGCTTCATCCTCAACGGCAACGGCCAGCAGATCGCCGTCGCCTACACGATCGCCGCACTCGTGGCCTCGATCGCCTACAGCGCCCTGTTCCTGCTGCTGGGCACGGTCAGCCGGCACGCGGTCGTCTTCGGCCTGGTCTACGCCCTGATCTGGGAGTCGCTCTTCGGCAGCCTGGTCTCGGGCGCCAAGACCCTCAGCGTCCAGCAGTGGGCCCTGGCCCTGGCCGAGAAGGTCGCCGGGGAGGGGTACGTCGACGCCACAGTGGCCCTGCCCACCGCGTCGGTCCTGCTCGTCGTGGTCACCGTCGGGGCCACCGTCTACGCGGGCCAGAAGCTGCGCCGCCTCACGCTGGCCGGCGAGGAGTAGGACCCGGCCGCAGTACTCGCGCAACAGTGCCCCGCCCGGCCCACCGGCCAGGCGGGGCACAGCTTTGCGGGTCATCATCGGTGCATGAGCGAGCGCACCGACCCGGAGCCGTCCCGGCCCCTGCGGTCCTGGATACGTTCCTCGCCCGGAACGCACATCTGGCTGCTGATCATCGCCGTGACCAGCATCATCGTCGCGATAGCGCCGGACCAGCTGGACCGTGTCCTGCTCCACCGCAACAGCAGCAACATCCACCAGCTCGTCCAGCACCCCGTCCGAGCCCTCATCAGCAGCGCGTTCTGGATCGCGAACCCGGCGTCTCTCGCCCTCTACGCCGTGCTCTTCGAGGTGCTCCACGCACCCGTCGAACGCTGGCTCGGAACACTTCGCTGGCTCGTGATCGTGGCCACCGCCCATGTCGTCGCCACCCTGATCAGCCAGAAGGTCCTTCTGACGGCCATCCAGGACCACCGGGCCCCCCGCAGCATGACCCACGTCGTCGACATCGGCGTCAGCTACGGTCTCGCGGCCTCGATCGGTGTCCTCACCTACCGCCTTCCCAACCCCTGGAGATGGTTCTACCTGGCCGGAGTGATCGCCTTCTTCGGGATCCCCCTCGCCACCGGCGGCACCTTCACCGACCTCGGCCACGCCATCGCGCTCGCCGTCGGACTGCTGTCCTGGCCGCTCACGCGCCACGTTGTTTCACGTGAAACATCGCCTCACGTGAAGAACCGCCGCGTTTCACGTGAAACGTGACTAGTCGGCCTCCGCTTTCGCGACGCCGTGCTCCCATGCCCATGCGGCGATCCCCACCCGGTTCCGGGCCCCGGTCTTGGCCTGGACGTTCGCGATGTGGGTCTTGGCCGTGCCCGCGGTGATGAACAGCTCCGCGCCGATCTCGGCGTTGGTGAGCCCGCGCGCCACCAGCCGTACGATCTCCAGCTCCCGCTCCGTCAGCGGGTGTGCCGCAGGCAGGGCGACCGGAGCCGGCTGCGTCAGCCGGCTCAGCAGCCGCACCGTGATCTGCGGACTGATCAGGGTGTCCCCCGCCATCGCGGCCCGTACGCCCTCGATGAGCAGCGCCGGTCCGGACCGCTTCAGCAGAAAGCCGCAGGCGCCGTTGCGCAGCGCGGTATGCACGTACTCGTCGAGGTCGAAGGTGGTCACGACCACCACCCGCGTCTCGGGTGCCAGCAGGCGGGTCACCTCCAGCCCGTCGAGCCGTGGCATCCGGATGTCCGCGAGCACCACGTCGGGCCGCAGCTGCCGGGCCAGCACCACCGCGCGCTCCCCGTCCGCCGCCTCCCCCACGACGGTCATGTCCGGCTGCGAATCGAGGATGAGCCGGAAACCGCTGCGGATGTCCTCTTGGTCATCGGCTATCAGGATGCGTGTGGTCACGCCGGCGTGATCACCTGAGGGCGGTCCCCTCCGCCGGGAAGACGGCACAAACCCGCCATCCGCCGTCCTCGGCCGCCCCGGCCCGCAGGGTTCCGCCCGCCGCCTCCACCCGTGCGCGCAGACCGGCGAGCCCGGTACCGCCCCGCCTGCGGCGGGCCAGCAGCCCGCCCCCGCCGCGCGGGGCGGCAGAGTTGGTCACGCTGAGCTCGGTGCCCGCGCCGGCCCGGCGTACGGCGACCCGGACCACGGCTGCCCCGGGCGCGTGCCGGCGTACGTTCGTCAGCGCTTCGACGGCCACCCGGTAGGCGGTGGTGTCCGCCTCCCGCGACAGCTCCCGTACGGCCACGGGGTCGGTTTCCAGGGCTCCGCCCTCGAACCGGTCCACCAGCTCCGGCAGTTGGGCCAGGCCCGGAACCGGAGCCGTCGGCCCACCCGCGGCCTCCTGGAGCGCGTGCACGGTGCGGTCCATCGACGCCAGTGCGCTCAACCCCGCCGTCTCGATCCGCTCCAGCGCGCGGACCGCCTGCCCGGGATCCTGTTCGGCCACGAACCTCGCGGCCTGGGCCTGGACGACGATGGCGCTCACGTCGTGTGCCACGAAGTCGTGCAGATCGCGGGCCAGTTCCAGCTGCTGGCCGCGCCGCGCATCCCGAACGGCCTGCTCCATCCGGGACGCCTGGCGGCGCAGGTAGCCGCCGGCCAGCGCCGCCCCGAGTGCCGGGACGGCCCAGAAGCCCGCCACGCCGCTGAGCTCCAGCCATGAACCGCTCTCCCACACCAGTGGAACGGGCCACACCGAGACCGCGACCACGCCCAGACCACCCGCGACGGCCCCCGGACGCACCGGCGACCAGCGGGCCACCAGGGCGAGCAGCAGGAGCAGGAAGCCCGCCCAGAGCATCAGCCATGTCGCGGGCACCCCCAGGAGGGTGCCGACGATGCTCGCGAGCGCGGCCGAAGCCAGTAACGGGGCGCATACGGCACGGAGGTTGACGGTCATGAGCCGACCCTACGAACACATGTCGACGCCCGACCATCTGCCGTCCGGCAGATCCACACGCCCGACGGCGCCCCCGACCCTGCTGATCGGCGTATGGCCCGCGAAGCCGAAGCCGACGAGGCTCGGATCCGTCAACCATCCCCACCCTGAAAGGAATTGGACGATGACCTCGGCCCCCGCCTCCGCCGCCCTCGCGCCGGCCTCGGACGCCCTGCCCGGAGTCTCCCCACACCTGCGGCGGCTGGCCATGCTGGCCTCGCTGACCGTGCTCCCCAGCTGTGTGTGGCGGCTCGCGATCGCGGCCGGCATCCCCATGGGCTGGGGCCCGGGTAGCGATCTGCACCACTCGTACTACCCGGGCCGGGAATCCCTGGTCCTCGTCCTCGTCACCCTCCTGCAGGAGGGCTTGGGCCTGTTGAGCCTCGGCCTGGTGCGGCGCTGGGGCGAGGAGCTGCCCCGCTGGATCCCCAGGCTGGGCGGGCGCCGGTTCCACCCGCTGGTGGCGGTGGTCCCCGCGGCGCTGGGCGCGCTCGCGCTCACCGGCATCACCTGCCTCGGCGCCGTGACGTGGACCGACGTCAACGCTGCGAATCCCGACGCGCCCACCGGGCTCGCCCTGCGGATCTTCAGCCTGTCCTACGCGCCATTGCTGTTGTGGGGGCCGCTGCTGGGCGTGCTCACCGTCGCCTACTGGCGGCGCCGTCGGTTTCACGGCTGATGGGAAATTCGCTGGTAAGGGGCTTCGGGGCGGGGCAGAGTGAGTCGTGCGGGGAGCAACAAAAAGGTCCGGGGCAGCCACTTCGAGCGCGCCTTCTGGCGCGGGCTGCCCCGGACCTCTCGTACATTCCGCGGGCTATGCGGCGCCCAGCAGACGCTCCAGCACCACCGCGATCCCGTCCTCCTCGTTGGAGGTCGTCACCTCGTCGGCCACTGCCTTGAGTTCCGGATGGGCGTTGGCCATGGCCACGCCGTGGGCGGCCCAGCCGAACATCGGGATGTCGTTCGGCATGTCGCCGAAGGCGATCGTCTCCGCCGCCTTCACCCGGAGCCGGCGCGCGGCCAGGGACAGGCCGGTGGCCTTCGTCAGGCCCAGCGGCAGTATTTCGACTATGCCGGGACCCGCCATGACGACGTCGACCAGGCTGCCCACGGTCTCCCGGGCCGCCTTGACGAGCTGGTCGTCGTCCAGCTCCGGGTGCTGGATGTACAGCTTGTTGAGCGGAGCCGTCCACACTGCGGCGGTGTCCTCCAGGTAGAGCGCCGGGAGGCCCTCCTGCACCTGGTAGCCGGGCCCGAACAGGACCTCGCCGTCCACCCCGTCACGGCTGGCGGCCAGGGCCAGCGGACCGACCTCGGCCTCCAGCTTCGAGAGCGCCAGTCCGGCCAGCTGCCGGTCCAGCGTCACCGAGGTCAACAGCCGGTGCGCACCCGCGTCGTAGACCTGGGCGCCCTGTCCGCAGACGGCGATCCCCTTGTAGCCGAGATCGTCCAGTACGTGACGCGTCCAGGGCACGGCACGGCCGGTGACGATGATGTGCGCCGCGCCCGCCGCGGTGGCCGCGACGAGCGCTTCACGGGTTCGTTCCGAGACGGTGTCGTCGCCACGCAGCAGCGTGCCGTCGAGGTCGGTTGCGACGAGCTTGTACGGGAACGGGGCCGGGCTCACTTGTTGATCGGCTCCAGGACCTCGCGGCCGCCGAGGTACGGACGGAGCGCCTCGGGCACCCGCACGGAACCGTCGGCCAGCTGGTGGTTCTCGAGGATCGCCACGATCGTGCGCGGAACCGCGCACAGGGTGCCGTTCAGCGTGGACAGCGGCTGGGTCTTCTTGCCGTCGCGGTAGCGGATCGACAGGCGGCGGGCCTGGAAGCTGTCGCAGTTCGAGGCGGAGGTCAGCTCGCGGTACTTGCCCTGGGTCGGGATCCACGCCTCGCAGTCGAACTTGCGCGAGGCGGAGGCGCCCAGGTCACCGGTGGCGACGTCGATCACCTGGAACGGCAGTTCCAGGCTGGTCAGCCACTGCTTCTCCCACTCCAGGAGTCGCTGGTGCTCGGCCTCGGCGTCCTCCGGCGCGACGTACGAGAACATCTCGACCTTGTCGAACTGGTGGACGCGGAAGATGCCGCGGGTGTCCTTGCCGTACGTACCGGCCTCGCGGCGAAAGCACGGGGAGAAGCCGGCGTATCGGAGCGGCAGCTTGTCGCCCTCGATGATCTCGTCCATGTGGTACGCGGCGAGCGGGACCTCGGAGGTGCCGACCAGGTAGTAGTCGTCCTTCTCCAGGTGGTAGACGTTCTCCGCGGCCTGGCCGAGGAAGCCGGTGCCCTCCATGGCGCGCGGGCGGACCAGCGCCGGGGTCAGCATCGGGATGAAGCCGGCCTCGGTGGCCTGCGCGATCGCGGCGTTGACCAGCGCCAGCTCCAGCAGGGCGCCCACACCGGTCAGGTAGTAGAAGCGCGAGCCCGAGACCTTGGCACCGCGCTCGACATCGATGGCACCCAGGAGCTCGCCGAGCTCCAGGTGGTCCTTGGGCTCGAAGCCCTCGGCGGCGAAGTCGCGGATGGTGCCGTGCGTCTCCAGGACGGTGAAGTCCTCTTCGCCGCCGACCGGAACGTCCTCGTGGACGATGTTGCCGAGCTGGAGGAGAAGGCTCTTGGCGGCTTCGTCGGCCTCGTTCTGCTCGGCTTCGGCGGCCTTGACGTCCTGCTTCAGCTGCTCGGCCTTCTTCAGCAGCTCCGCCCGCTCCTCCGGGGAGGCCTTCGGGATGAGCTTGCCGAGCGACCTCTGCTCATTGCGCAGTTCGTCGAAGCGCATGCCAGAGGACCTGCGGCGCTCGTCCGCGGAGAGCAGGGCGTCGACGAGCTCGACGTCCTCTCCACGAGCGCGCTGCGAGGCGCGGACACGGTCAGGGTCTTCACGGAGCAGCCGGAGGTCAATCACCCCTCCAGGCTACCGGGCTGGGCTTCCTGGGATCACACCGATATCACGCTGCGTGTCGCTATGTCCCAATTGCAACGAATGGATAAGTCTTGATCGCTGACCGGAAGTGACCCTTCTCGGGCTGTCAATAAAAGCGGGCCCATTCCCCGAAAAGGGGCACAATGCCGGATCCCGAGCTGTCCCTGAGCAGGGCCGGAGGGGTTCTTGTCCACAGGAATTGTGACCGTCCGCAGCTTATCCACAGGCTGTGTGCTGCATCTGTGGACACAGGAATAGATCATTCCTGATCGGTGGATGGCCGAGGTGAATCAGGGTTCAAACCGCCCTCACACACTCATTCGGGTGGGAATGACTCGCTCCAAAGAGTTGATCGGCGATACAGGGGTGACACCGTTCACCTACCGCTTCCCAGGGCGAAACCTGAGCCACCCGACCGATTTGTCGACCTTGTCGTACCGCTCTGTCGACTTGTCCCCAGGTCCCCATCTCGGCCTGTGGATAACTCTGTGGACAGTGGACGACGCTACGCCCGGCCGTCGAGGCAGCGCGCCAGCCAGTCGGAGGCGGCCGTGAAGTCGCCATCGGTGGTTCCGTGCCGCGGGGAGCGGACGTCACTCTGCGCGACACCGGCACGGGGGTAGGAGCCGAGGAAGCGGACCTGGGGACAGGTCCGCTTGAGGCCCATGAGCGCCTCGCTGACCCGCCGGTCCGAGATGTGGCCCTCCGCGTCGACGGCGAAGCAGTAGTTGCCGATGCCCTGTCCGGTCGGACGGGACTGGATCAGCATCAGGTTCACCCCGCGGACCGCGAACTCCTGGAGGAGCTCCAGCAGCGCAC includes these proteins:
- a CDS encoding ABC transporter ATP-binding protein; amino-acid sequence: MTTIDIDHTSRWFGNVVAVNDVTMRIGPGVTGLLGPNGAGKSTLINMMGGFLAPSTGTVTLDGAPIWRNEQIYKHVGVVPEREAMYDFLTGREFVVANAELHGLDDAAAQRALATVEMEYAQDRKISTYSKGMRQRVKMASALVHDPSVLLLDEPFNGMDPRQRMQLMDLLRRMGDEGRTVLFSSHILEEVEQLASHIEVVVAGRHAASGDFRKIRRLMTDRPHRYLVRSSDDRSLAAALIADPSTAGIEVDLKEGALRIQAVDFGRFTELLPVVARQHGIRLLTVSPSDESLESVFSYLVTA
- a CDS encoding ABC transporter permease produces the protein MYDPTVARLTYRALLGRRRALILFALPALLIVIALAVRAFTGVDDKVAADLLGGFALATMVPLIGVIAGTGAIGPEIDDGSIVYLLAKPVKRPTIIMTKLIVAIAVTMAFSAIPTLIAGFILNGNGQQIAVAYTIAALVASIAYSALFLLLGTVSRHAVVFGLVYALIWESLFGSLVSGAKTLSVQQWALALAEKVAGEGYVDATVALPTASVLLVVVTVGATVYAGQKLRRLTLAGEE
- a CDS encoding rhomboid-like protein, with protein sequence MSERTDPEPSRPLRSWIRSSPGTHIWLLIIAVTSIIVAIAPDQLDRVLLHRNSSNIHQLVQHPVRALISSAFWIANPASLALYAVLFEVLHAPVERWLGTLRWLVIVATAHVVATLISQKVLLTAIQDHRAPRSMTHVVDIGVSYGLAASIGVLTYRLPNPWRWFYLAGVIAFFGIPLATGGTFTDLGHAIALAVGLLSWPLTRHVVSRETSPHVKNRRVSRET
- a CDS encoding response regulator is translated as MTTRILIADDQEDIRSGFRLILDSQPDMTVVGEAADGERAVVLARQLRPDVVLADIRMPRLDGLEVTRLLAPETRVVVVTTFDLDEYVHTALRNGACGFLLKRSGPALLIEGVRAAMAGDTLISPQITVRLLSRLTQPAPVALPAAHPLTERELEIVRLVARGLTNAEIGAELFITAGTAKTHIANVQAKTGARNRVGIAAWAWEHGVAKAEAD
- a CDS encoding sensor histidine kinase gives rise to the protein MTVNLRAVCAPLLASAALASIVGTLLGVPATWLMLWAGFLLLLLALVARWSPVRPGAVAGGLGVVAVSVWPVPLVWESGSWLELSGVAGFWAVPALGAALAGGYLRRQASRMEQAVRDARRGQQLELARDLHDFVAHDVSAIVVQAQAARFVAEQDPGQAVRALERIETAGLSALASMDRTVHALQEAAGGPTAPVPGLAQLPELVDRFEGGALETDPVAVRELSREADTTAYRVAVEALTNVRRHAPGAAVVRVAVRRAGAGTELSVTNSAAPRGGGGLLARRRRGGTGLAGLRARVEAAGGTLRAGAAEDGGWRVCAVFPAEGTALR
- a CDS encoding HAD family hydrolase yields the protein MSPAPFPYKLVATDLDGTLLRGDDTVSERTREALVAATAAGAAHIIVTGRAVPWTRHVLDDLGYKGIAVCGQGAQVYDAGAHRLLTSVTLDRQLAGLALSKLEAEVGPLALAASRDGVDGEVLFGPGYQVQEGLPALYLEDTAAVWTAPLNKLYIQHPELDDDQLVKAARETVGSLVDVVMAGPGIVEILPLGLTKATGLSLAARRLRVKAAETIAFGDMPNDIPMFGWAAHGVAMANAHPELKAVADEVTTSNEEDGIAVVLERLLGAA
- the serS gene encoding serine--tRNA ligase, producing MIDLRLLREDPDRVRASQRARGEDVELVDALLSADERRRSSGMRFDELRNEQRSLGKLIPKASPEERAELLKKAEQLKQDVKAAEAEQNEADEAAKSLLLQLGNIVHEDVPVGGEEDFTVLETHGTIRDFAAEGFEPKDHLELGELLGAIDVERGAKVSGSRFYYLTGVGALLELALVNAAIAQATEAGFIPMLTPALVRPRAMEGTGFLGQAAENVYHLEKDDYYLVGTSEVPLAAYHMDEIIEGDKLPLRYAGFSPCFRREAGTYGKDTRGIFRVHQFDKVEMFSYVAPEDAEAEHQRLLEWEKQWLTSLELPFQVIDVATGDLGASASRKFDCEAWIPTQGKYRELTSASNCDSFQARRLSIRYRDGKKTQPLSTLNGTLCAVPRTIVAILENHQLADGSVRVPEALRPYLGGREVLEPINK